The Macaca nemestrina isolate mMacNem1 chromosome 1, mMacNem.hap1, whole genome shotgun sequence genome contains the following window.
CAATTTAAGGAATGCTAAATTGGGGAAGGGTCTTTTCTAAAACATGACATATTTTGGAGTAATGGTTGTTGTTTCAAGTGAATTAAGATGTGTAGATGTTAATTTTAACCTAATAATAATGCTCCCACCTATACAAAGATTACTGGAGTTTATTATAGCTGTTAATAAACATATGAATTGGGAGTTTTGATGTTTTATTAAATCATTTGACTTTATTTAGAAACTTTATCAAGTGTTGTCTTTAAAATACAGTAAAGTTTATTCCTTATGTTTTAGGATTTTATGTGAATTGGTTTTAAAGAAGGAGAATTGGTCATGTTAAGAGAACTGTTATCTTTCTGTAGGTTTTGTGGCCTAGTCTTTCGAGGACCCTTGTCTGTTCAGGAAGACTGGATTAAGCACTTACAACGACATATTGTAAACGCTAATCTTCCACGGACTGGAGCTGGCATGGTGGAAGTCACGTCACTACTTAAAAAGCCTGCCTCCATTACAGAAACTTCATTTTCTCTACTAATGGCCGAAGCAGCTTCATAGAACCAGGAAACCTTTTGAATAGCCAATTTGAATTGGATGtaaatttgaaattctttttttttttttaagccacatTAAATTATCTGTTTATAAATACTAAAGCAGGAAAATGGGGGAAAGTGAATTACAATGACATCAGAGCAAATCGAATACTTAAAACAGTAAGtagtctatatattttatatagggTGGAAGATGTGTTTTTAAGGTTTATGAAGTTTTATTGGTTAACTGTGTTCACTCAATAAAAAAGCAGTACATGTAAGCAGCCATTAATAAACTGTTGCACATGGATACTTATAGACAGACTTATTGGACAATTATGTTTTTTGCAGTGTTACCAGAATCAAGGCTCTGTTTATTCCCCACAAGACTTGCatagaaaaataagatattatattttgtttgtatGTATTTAGTGTTTTGTATAATACCAAGAACCGCTGACTAAATTTACTTAAATTAGGGCATTAAATATCATGTACTTCATAGTTTGAGACTGTTCACTCAAATAGGGCAGAGTACTATTCTATCTAGATGTgtaagtgttttttttaaaatcacatggaACGGTTTTTTTTATACTAAAAAGTGGAGGGAGATTTGTTTAAACAagtatttctaaaagaaatatgTACATAGTTCTGGAAATTATTTGTGGTAAGGAAATATTCTTTACTCCAGTTGCATTTCTCAGACAATAAAGTGGTGCATCCATGCTACCTCCTACTTTGTCAACAAAGATGCTATTTACCCTTTACATTTTTGTAtcataatagattttaaaaatctaatgttCTTTATTGCAAGACATTCTTTTGTTAacaggtttgtttctttttaatgttttacctAAAATTTGACATGCTTACAGAACAGGTTTGCCTCTTACTTTATTTAACATTGTAGAAATGTAATTAATAAACAATGCTCACTACACAGTTTAGAATAGACGTTCT
Protein-coding sequences here:
- the LOC105482837 gene encoding zinc finger protein 644 isoform X6, yielding MLIRQNLALDCKQKKSRSRSGSKKKMLTLPHGADEVYILRCRFCGLVFRGPLSVQEDWIKHLQRHIVNANLPRTGAGMVEVTSLLKKPASITETSFSLLMAEAAS